A genomic stretch from Candidatus Hydrogenedentota bacterium includes:
- the aroB gene encoding 3-dehydroquinate synthase, whose protein sequence is METTILNVALGARSYPIHLGVNTLERLPALLRESGARGGVGLVTDANVGRLYGARVEGLVAAAGCRCVTCTLPAGEEHKRLEAIESICGRFLEGGLDRSGCVVALGGGVPGDMAGFAAAVFMRGIPFVQIPTTIVAQVDSSVGGKTGVNHPLSKNSIGAFHQPQAVLIDMQLLRTLPDRELRAGLAEVIKHGIIADAALFAYLEENKDAILRADLDALCLPVLRSCEIKAAIVAEDETEQGKRANLNYGHTFGHAIEAVTGFTRFLHGEAVALGMCAAAHLARGVGMVDDAFVERQRRCVAAFGLPVAWPDLPVEATLQAMRKDKKVRAGAMKFILPTALGVVVQRTDIEESQARAALLALRRV, encoded by the coding sequence ATGGAGACCACCATCCTCAACGTGGCGCTGGGCGCGCGCTCTTATCCCATCCACCTCGGCGTGAACACGCTCGAACGGTTGCCCGCGCTCCTGAGGGAGTCGGGCGCGCGTGGCGGGGTCGGGCTGGTCACGGATGCCAATGTGGGCCGGTTGTACGGCGCGCGAGTCGAAGGGCTTGTGGCGGCGGCCGGATGCCGCTGCGTGACCTGCACGCTGCCGGCGGGCGAAGAGCACAAGCGGCTGGAAGCGATTGAAAGCATCTGTGGCCGGTTCCTGGAGGGCGGGCTGGACCGGTCCGGTTGCGTGGTGGCGCTGGGCGGCGGCGTGCCGGGCGACATGGCCGGGTTTGCGGCGGCGGTGTTCATGCGCGGCATTCCTTTTGTGCAGATTCCCACGACGATCGTCGCGCAGGTCGATTCCAGCGTTGGCGGCAAGACGGGCGTGAACCATCCGCTGAGCAAGAACAGCATCGGCGCGTTTCACCAGCCGCAGGCCGTGCTCATCGATATGCAATTGCTCCGCACGCTGCCCGACCGGGAGTTGCGCGCCGGGCTGGCGGAAGTCATCAAGCACGGCATAATCGCGGATGCGGCGCTGTTCGCCTATCTGGAGGAGAACAAGGACGCCATCCTGCGCGCGGACCTTGACGCGCTGTGTTTGCCCGTGCTGCGCTCCTGCGAGATTAAGGCGGCCATTGTCGCCGAGGATGAAACGGAGCAGGGCAAGCGCGCGAATTTGAACTATGGCCATACCTTCGGCCATGCCATCGAGGCGGTCACCGGATTCACGCGGTTCCTGCACGGAGAGGCGGTGGCGCTGGGCATGTGCGCCGCGGCGCACCTGGCCCGGGGTGTTGGCATGGTGGACGACGCCTTTGTCGAGCGGCAGCGGCGGTGCGTTGCGGCGTTCGGGTTGCCCGTGGCATGGCCGGACCTGCCGGTGGAAGCGACGTTGCAGGCGATGCGTAAGGACAAGAAGGTGCGCGCGGGCGCGATGAAGTTTATCCTGCCCACTGCGTTGGGCGTTGTCGTGCAACGGACGGACATTGAGGAATCGCAGGCCCGGGCCGCCCTTCTGGCCCTGCGGCGCGTCTGA
- a CDS encoding tetratricopeptide repeat protein, with translation MAFGGESAESYYDEGLTASMRGDVDQAIVFFKKAAQLDTSFLAAFHQLARCYARIGKAEHAVELLRRVLALNPKLAPPRVDLGFALLELGHAAEARMHFQEVLAIKENEPRAHLGLAHCSYDECQWDAAAELARAAVNLGGASFAALFLLGRAARLAGFLDESAEALIRADALLEKSLESNPEAPESYYLRGEVCFVKEDYGKALEFYRAAEDRMEPSRRYTAYGENFTRVDALTKRGLCLQHLGRIENAREVGQQILSFDPNHRLGAALAALEKGGGGP, from the coding sequence ATGGCCTTCGGTGGCGAAAGCGCGGAAAGTTACTACGACGAAGGGCTGACCGCCAGCATGCGGGGTGACGTGGACCAGGCGATCGTCTTTTTCAAGAAAGCCGCGCAACTGGACACGTCGTTCCTGGCCGCATTTCACCAGCTTGCCCGTTGCTACGCGCGCATCGGCAAGGCCGAGCACGCCGTCGAACTGCTGCGCCGCGTGCTGGCGCTGAACCCGAAACTGGCGCCGCCCCGAGTAGACCTGGGATTTGCCCTGCTGGAACTTGGCCATGCCGCCGAAGCGCGGATGCATTTTCAGGAGGTGCTGGCGATTAAGGAGAACGAGCCGAGGGCGCATCTCGGCCTGGCTCATTGCAGCTATGACGAATGCCAATGGGATGCGGCCGCGGAACTCGCCCGCGCTGCCGTCAACCTCGGCGGCGCCAGCTTTGCCGCGCTGTTCCTGCTCGGCCGCGCCGCCCGGCTTGCCGGATTCCTGGATGAGTCGGCGGAAGCTTTGATACGCGCCGACGCGCTGCTCGAAAAATCGTTGGAATCGAACCCGGAAGCGCCGGAGAGCTATTACCTGCGCGGGGAGGTGTGTTTCGTCAAGGAGGACTACGGCAAGGCGCTCGAATTCTATCGCGCGGCGGAAGACCGGATGGAACCGTCGCGCCGGTATACCGCCTATGGCGAGAACTTCACGCGCGTGGACGCGCTGACGAAGCGCGGACTCTGTCTCCAGCATCTGGGCCGCATCGAGAACGCGCGCGAAGTCGGGCAACAGATTCTGAGCTTCGATCCCAATCACCGTCTGGGCGCCGCGCTCGCCGCGCTGGAAAAGGGAGGCGGTGGACCATGA
- a CDS encoding Gfo/Idh/MocA family oxidoreductase has protein sequence MGTTLKVGIIGCGMIAQRLHVPDIYTCGMGELTAFCDLIPAKAQALAAQYGAGAKVYTDYRALLRDDRVEAVVVALPNVLHGPVTIAAAKAGKHVLVEKPMATSLAEAQRMIDAAKRAGTKLMVNQSQRLFPEHRKAREVVASGILGKILHVSAMFGHAGPEHWSPAGKWFFRKKQARFGAMADLGVHKADLVRFLTGKEVAEISAFHERLEKKNSDVEDNFVSCLKFADGTLGTLSASWTVKGASAEYTFLHCENGTLRVSVVPGKPVIANLVSPECEIVFEPPAPVVRYPGSWGIDAGGAFVRAVLGLQEPYCTGEEGRKALAIILAAEKASLTGRRVRVPH, from the coding sequence ATGGGCACGACGCTCAAGGTGGGCATCATCGGTTGCGGCATGATTGCGCAACGGTTGCACGTCCCGGACATTTACACCTGCGGCATGGGCGAACTGACGGCGTTCTGCGACCTGATTCCGGCGAAGGCGCAGGCGCTTGCCGCGCAGTACGGCGCCGGCGCCAAGGTCTACACGGACTACCGCGCGCTGTTGCGCGATGACCGGGTCGAGGCCGTCGTCGTGGCGCTTCCGAACGTGCTGCACGGTCCGGTGACCATTGCGGCGGCGAAAGCGGGCAAGCATGTGCTCGTCGAAAAGCCGATGGCCACGAGTCTGGCCGAGGCGCAGCGGATGATCGACGCGGCGAAGCGCGCGGGCACGAAACTCATGGTCAACCAGAGTCAGCGGCTGTTCCCCGAGCACCGCAAGGCGCGGGAAGTCGTCGCGAGCGGCATCCTGGGCAAGATCCTGCACGTGAGCGCCATGTTCGGCCACGCCGGGCCGGAACACTGGAGCCCGGCGGGCAAGTGGTTCTTCCGGAAGAAACAGGCGCGGTTCGGCGCGATGGCGGACCTCGGCGTGCACAAGGCGGACCTGGTGCGGTTCTTGACGGGCAAGGAAGTGGCGGAGATCAGCGCGTTTCACGAGCGGCTCGAGAAGAAGAACAGCGATGTCGAGGATAATTTCGTGTCGTGCCTGAAGTTCGCGGACGGCACGCTCGGCACCTTGTCGGCGTCGTGGACCGTGAAGGGCGCCTCGGCCGAGTATACATTCCTGCATTGCGAGAATGGCACGCTGCGGGTCAGCGTCGTGCCGGGCAAGCCGGTCATCGCGAACCTGGTCAGCCCGGAATGCGAGATCGTGTTTGAGCCGCCGGCGCCGGTCGTGCGCTACCCCGGTTCGTGGGGCATCGATGCGGGCGGCGCGTTCGTGCGCGCGGTCCTCGGCCTCCAGGAACCCTATTGTACCGGCGAAGAGGGCAGGAAGGCCCTCGCCATCATCCTGGCCGCCGAAAAGGCGTCGCTCACGGGGCGGCGCGTTCGCGTGCCGCATTGA